A window of the Planococcus citri chromosome 4, ihPlaCitr1.1, whole genome shotgun sequence genome harbors these coding sequences:
- the LOC135842388 gene encoding uncharacterized protein LOC135842388 isoform X1, which yields MSRVLFKKMMLKKYPEIANVPNFNVTRFARGLSDFIKSEKQKLKIFRVEGVRDLILHVKSKFGPNTLCELEEIDLLREEKVLAGQNQDDENGVLEEEIGERDVTSANLIRIARALKNDIERLFPLITPTEERIFQATMLLGLLNLSKSKLKKWS from the exons ATGAGTCGAGTTTTGTTTAAGAAAATGATGCTTAAAA AATATCCAGAGATAGCGAACGTTCCGAATTTCAATGTAACCAGATTCGCCCGAGGACTCTCTGATTTCattaaatcagaaaaacaaaaactgaaaattttccgagtTGAGGGTGTCAGAGATCTTATACTGCACGT GAAATCCAAGTTCGGTCCTAATACGTTATGCGAACTGGAAGAGATCGATTTGCTTCGTGAGGAAAAAGTGCTTGCAGGTCAAAATCAAGACGACGAAAACGGTGTATTGGAAGAGGAAATTGGGGAAC GAGATGTCACGTCGGCTAATCTTATCAGAATAGCCAGAGCGTTGAAAAACGATATTGAAAGACTTTTTCCTTTAATCACACCGACAGAAGAAAGAATCTTTCAAGCTACAATGTTGTTGGGGCTTTTAAACTTATCCAAaagtaaactgaaaaaatggagttga
- the PIG-N gene encoding GPI ethanolamine phosphate transferase 1, producing MFYANHKWMLVICFFVHVIFLISIFDIYFKSPIVEGVIPSKNYVHGPAKRLVLFVGDGLRADSFLNTYNESQFSAPHLRQIIEQRGRWGISHTRVPTESRPGHVAIIAGFYEDPSAIFKGWKDNPIDFDSVFNRTFLTLGWGSPDILSMFNRGETKSRVIMKSYPESFEEFSGKEGSAARSSLWSFEEFKKFLLQAKSDQVLFEKLNQGEILFFLHLLGIDTAGHADKPHSDVYLQNIKVADDIVRDTESLINDFFNDDRTAFLFTSDHGMTDWGSHGEGSLHETETPYVAWGAGILPPERSNIPVGNSDSWKLNHLQRNDIKQADLAPLMSILLGIPIPVNSVGLLPLDILDMSESDKSAAILVNSFQMLNQFNRKRQLVEETTLSFLYKPYKKLSNGEDRKISDLLQIQLQNGHYNDVTKGSIDLISLCLSGLDYYHNYYQKLLLFCISVSYIGWMGWMFLNILSGDEYKHRNSLIHRIEELKKKRLLALHLIFSILLIVSVLLLFIQYLPLQYYLYCGTPIIIWWNVFRKIISSHYTTNYTRFSCGLLLEVFMTVVGTELVVLSFFERRLLSIIILTLAIWLPLHQRKENNMVCLPLFWAGSCVFLAIFPFLPVIGGKPNIIHLIISASIWCIFIGICWIITSNLEMRFKTRLKAVKIYVLFLVVFVVAICNVVLVFHSYSTKEGLYVLNQLLSWFILFTVPVVPLCVPRVLLLRLLSIYFSLGVVALLFSINHDALFLPNFSFNLFLWVLMESSLVDKYRNNELKLLQAKFQSKNTFVDQNLNASDFRRAFLYFFYTVFSFFGTGNIASINSFDTSWVRCFITLFAPFTMMILILIKTVIPFFVTACTFRAITDLSQVRVDRMFLIVLLYCDLMGLNFLFFVKNVGSWLQIGESVSHYVISQTIIMFLVLLYFVSGFLTCGKAPKIISMISVRKWKNIFKSKRAD from the exons ATGTTTTACGCGAATCATAAATGGATGCTGGTGATATGCTTCTTCGTTCATGTAATCTTTCTAATATCGATCTTCGATATCTACTTCAAATCACCCATAGTAGAAGGTGTTATACCGTCCAAAAATTACGTCCATGGTCCAGCAAAACGTTTGGTTTTATTCGTCGGCGATGGTCTACGAGCGGATTCCTTCTTGAATACTTATAACGAGAGTCAGTTCTCCGCTCCTCACCTgag aCAAATAATCGAACAACGTGGAAGATGGGGGATTAGTCATACCAGAGTTCCGACCGAATCACGTCCTGGTCATGTCGCTATCATCGCTGGATTTTACGAAGATCCTTCTGCTATTTTCAAA GGATGGAAAGATAATCCAATAGATTTCGATTCAGTTTTCAACCGAACATTTCTTACCTTAGGATGGGGTAGTCCAGACATCTTATCAATGTTTAACCGAG gTGAAACCAAATCCAGAGTTATTATGAAAAGCTATCCGGAATCATTCGAAGAATTCTCCGGTAAAGAGGGTAGCGCTGCTCGTTCGAGTTTATGGTcttttgaagaattcaaaaaattcttactGCAAGCTAAATCTGACCAAGTGTTGTTTGAAAAGCTGAATCAAggagaaatattattttttcttcatctattGGGTATCGATACCGCAGGACATGCTGATAAACCACATTCGGA TGTGTATTTACAGAATATCAAAGTTGCCGATGATATCGTTCGTGATACCGAATCACTTATTAATGATTTCTTCAACGATGACCGAACTGCTTTCTTATTCACTTCTGATCATGGAATGACCGATTGGG GTTCTCACGGCGAAGGTTCGCTGCACGAGACAGAAACTCCTTATGTTGCTTGGGGAGCTGGTATTTTACCTCCTGAACGAAGTAATATTCCTGTAGGTAATTCGGATTCGTGGAAATTAAACCATTTGCAACGTAATGATATAAAACAAGCTGATTTGGCTCCATTGATGTCCATTCTGTTGGGTATTCCAATACCTGTGAACTCTGTC GGTTTATTACCGTTGGATATATTAGATATGTCCGAATCCGATAAAAGTGCTGCCATTCTAGTCAATTCTTTCCAAATGCTCAATCAGTTCAATAGGAAAAGACAACTTGTCGAAGAAACTACTTTGAGTTTCTTGTATAAACCTTACAAAAAGCTATCTAATGGCGAAGATAGAAAAATATCCGATCTTTTGCAAATTCAACTGCAAAATGGACACTACAATGACGTC ACAAAGGGGAGTATTGATTTGATCTCGTTATGCCTTTCTGGTCTGGATTATTATCACAACTATTACCAAAAACTACTCCTCTTTTGTATATCTGTATCTTATATTGGTTGGATGGGTTGgatgtttttgaatattttatctgGTGACGAATACAAACATCGGAATTCCTTGA tTCATCGAATCGAAGAGCTCAAAAAGAAGCGATTGTTAGCAttgcatttgattttttcaattttattgatcgtatcagtattattattattca TTCAGTATTTACCTCTGCAATATTATTTATATTGCGGCACTCCCATTATAATTTGGTGGAACGTTTTCAGAAAGATAATATCATCTCACTATACGACTAACTACACGAGATTTTCATGTGGCTTATTACTGGAAGTTTTCATGACCGTTGTAGGGACCGAACTAGTG GTATTATCATTTTTCGAACGACGTCTTCTATCGATTATAATCCTAACATTGGCTATATGGTTACCATTACatcagagaaaagaaaacaatatgGTATGTCTACCTCTATTTTGGGCCGGCTCCTGCGTATTTTTAGCCATATTCCCTTTCCTTCCCGTGATCGGTGGCAAACCTAATATTATTCATTT AATCATAAGCGCATCTATATGGTGCATATTTATCGGTATATGCTGGATTATTACATCCAACTTAGAAATGCGTTTCAAGACACGGCTGAAAGCTGTAAAAATTTACGTATTGTTTCTCGTTGTATTTGTGGTGGCCATTTGCAATGTAGTTCTTGTATTTCACAGTTACTCGACTAAAGAAGGACTCTACGTTTTAAACCAGTTGCTATCTTGGTTTATTCTTT TTACAGTTCCTGTAGTTCCTCTATGTGTTCCGAGGGTATTGTTGTTGAGACTGCTgagcatttatttttcattaggAGTAGTAGCGTTGTTATTCTCGATCAACCACGATGCGttatttttacccaatttttcgttcaatttatttttatgggTATTGATGGAAAGTTCGCTCGTTGATAAGTACCGAAATAATGAACTCAAA TTGTTGCAAGCGAAATTCCAGTCGAAGAATACGTTCGTTGATCAGAATTTGAATGCCAGTGATTTCAGAAGAGCATTTTTATAC TTTTTTTACactgttttttctttcttcggtACTGGGAATATCGCTTCAATAAATTCTTTCGATACTTCATGGGTTAGATGTTTCATAACACTATTCGCCCCGTTTACGATGATGATTCTAATTCTGATCAAAACTGTGATACCATTTTTTGTTACTGCTTGTACATTCCGAGCAATTACTGATCTCTctcag gtaCGAGTAGACAGAATGTTCTTAATTGTGCTACTGTACTGTGATCTGATGGGATTGAACTTCttgtttttcgtaaaaaatgtcGGAAGTTGGTTACAAATCGGAGAATCAGTTTCGCATTACGTTATTTCTCAAACGATCATTATGTTTTTGGTATTGTTGTACTTTGTATCCGGATTTCTAACTTGTGGAAAAGCGCCAAAAATTATTAGCATGATTAGTGTAcggaaatggaaaaatatcttCAAGTCAAAACGCGCTGATTAg
- the LOC135842240 gene encoding F-box only protein 9, which yields MDSEDCSIETEAENLYLKGVELERNFRHYDAIRYYRKALQLVPDIDVRMYKSNKLRDFKNQENIENRDNASSRTDDCDSDEDDYDGSEPLLERIQRILDKSDRFIIASRSQKGLHISDLPQEIIMYILRWVVSDELDLRSLDQCALICRGFYLYARDPHIWKSACQRVWKNEKLNLTNHESWRDMFIHRLRISTNGCYIAETKYYRQGERSFQDQNYRPYHLVVYYRYLRFFADGKVLMINTPDTPNIIVGQLKNKNSKLGAMFCGSYEMVGDLVYTVFKLQKIRKRNPKNSAKDQYIDLTYNMTFQIKRYKKYKTKLIWKQYTLKCADEVSFEENFEIQDHVFPPLWFSRVKSYTVESENPLA from the exons ATGGACTCGGAAGATTGCTCAATTGAAACTGAG GCTGAAAATCTTTACTTGAAAGGCGTAGAATTGGAACGAAACTTTCGCCATTACGATGCGATTCGATACTATCGAAAAGCTCTGCAACTTGTACCTGATATTGATGTACGAATGTACAAATCGAATAAATtgagagattttaaaaatcaggaaAATATAG AGAATCGTGATAATGCTAGTAGTAGGACAGATGACTGTGATAGTGACGAAGACGATTACGATGGTAGTGAGCCACTTCTCGAACGAATTCAAAGAATTCTGGATAAATCTGATAGATTTATCATCGCTAGTAGATCGCAAAAG GGTCTTCACATTTCCGATCTACCTCAAGAGATAATCATGTATATTTTACGTTGGGTGGTATCCGATGAACTGGATCTACGTTCGCTTGATCAATGCGCTTTAATATGTCGAGGATTCTATTTGTACGCTAGAGATCCTCATATTTGGAAATCAGCTTGCCAAAG GGtttggaaaaacgaaaaattgaatttaaccaATCACGAAAGTTGGCGCGATATGTTCATTCATCGTTTACGAATCAGTACCAATGGATGTTATATCGCTGAAACGAAATACTACAGACAAGGTGAACGATCTTTCCAGGATCAGAACTACAGACCTTACCATTTGGTCGTTTATTATAGATATTTAAG ATTTTTCGCCGACGGTAAAGTTTTGATGATCAACACACCTGACACGCCTAATATAATTGTTGgacagttgaaaaataaaaattcgaagcTAGGAGCAATGTTCTGCGGATCTTACGAGATGGTTGGTGATTTGGTTTACACAGTtttcaagttgcaaaaaattcgtaaaagGAATCCGAAAAATAGCGCCAAGGATCAGTACATCGATTTGACTTACAATATG ACATTTCAAATAAAGAGATACAAGAAATACAAAACCAAATTAATCTGGAAACAGTATACGTTAAAATGTGCCGATGAAGTCAGTTTCGAAGAGAATTTTGAGATCCAAGATCACGTATTTCCGCCCCTATGGTTTTCTAGGGTCAAGAGTTACACCGTAGAATCAGAGAACCCACTTGCATAA
- the LOC135843012 gene encoding fizzy-related protein homolog, which translates to MDEELSVDSLYIQRLLWQQKNCPQYVVLPSSTKDALASATAGQDGGDVKMESEDCYSKSFPVGGGSEYYYEDLENNNGRYTVKEPEFKFHDKNAAAGKENDMFTLLGNENKFSPKSENVADRFIPKRDFENWQTRFSMINESNIPGTSSKKKESVSGDGNRDALAYNYLLQNELLGASFDGIAKNHCDERKNDGLQTQKNLFHYRRKTDFLENIESTSPYSLSPVSPKSQKLLRSPRKATRKISRIPFKVLDAPELQDDFYLNLVDWSSQNVLAVGLGNSVYLWSACTSQVTRLCDFLNDNNTVTSVAWNDRGNYVAVGTHHGYVQIWDVAVSKLVCKLTGHSARVGALAWNGESLSSGSRDRMILQRDIRSPPNSSDKKLAGHRQEVCGLKWSPDNQYLASGGNDNRLYVWNLSSTTPIQTYTDHLAAVKAIAWSPHQHGLLASGGGTADRCIRFWNTLTGQAMQCVDTGSQVCNLAWSKHSSELVSTHGYSQNQILVWKYPTLTQVAKLTGHSYRVLYLAMSPDGESIVTGAGDETLRFWNVFSKARSQKECRGKLNLFSHIR; encoded by the coding sequence ATGGATGAAGAATTATCAGTAGACAGTTTATATATACAAAGGCTGTTATGGCAGCAGAAAAACTGCCCTCAATACGTAGTATTGCCCTCGTCGACGAAAGACGCTCTCGCCTCAGCAACTGCAGGCCAAGACGGTGGCGACGTTAAAATGGAATCCGAAGACTGTTATTCGAAAAGCTTCCCCGTCGGTGGTGGTAGCGAATACTATTACGAAGATTTGGAAAACAACAACGGCCGTTACACCGTCAAAGAACCCGAATTCAAATTCCACGATAAAAACGCGGCGGCTGGCAAAGAAAACGATATGTTCACCTTGCTCGGTAACGAGAACAAATTCTCGCCGAAATCGGAAAACGTCGCAGATCGATTCATAccaaaacgtgattttgaaaattggcaaactCGGTTTAGCATGATAAACGAAAGCAATATACCGGGTACGAGTAGCAAGAAAAAGGAAAGCGTATCGGGCGACGGAAACAGAGACGCTTTAGCTTACAACTATCTGCTGCAAAACGAGCTTTTGGGCGCTTCGTTCGACGGAATTGCGAAAAACCATTGCGACGAGCGTAAAAACGACGGACTACAGACGCAGAAAAATTTATTCCATTATCGCCGTAAGACGGATTTCTTAGAGAATATCGAATCAACGTCGCCGTACTCGTTATCTCCGGTTAGTCCTAAAAGCCAGAAGTTACTAAGATCGCCGAGAAAAGCGACCAGGAAAATATCTCGTATACCTTTCAAAGTCCTAGACGCACCCGAATTACAAGACGATTTCTACCTGAATCTAGTCGACTGGTCATCGCAAAACGTACTCGCAGTTGGGTTAGGTAACTCGGTGTATTTATGGTCCGCATGCACCAGCCAAGTTACTAGATTATGCGATTTCCTCAACGATAACAATACCGTAACATCGGTCGCATGGAACGATCGAGGCAACTACGTAGCCGTCGGAACGCATCACGGATACGTTCAAATATGGGACGTAGCAGTATCGAAGCTAGTCTGTAAACTGACCGGACACAGTGCTCGAGTCGGAGCTTTAGCTTGGAACGGCGAAAGCCTATCGAGCGGTAGCCGAGACCGAATGATCCTACAAAGAGATATCCGATCACCGCCCAATAGCAGCGATAAAAAACTAGCCGGACATCGACAAGAAGTATGCGGTCTGAAATGGTCACCAGATAACCAATATCTAGCCTCCGGCGGTAACGATAACCGACTCTACGTATGGAATCTGAGTTCCACTACTCCAATCCAAACCTACACCGATCATCTAGCTGCTGTCAAAGCCATCGCTTGGTCACCTCATCAACACGGTTTACTCGCCAGCGGCGGTGGTACAGCTGATCGTTGTATCAGATTTTGGAACACATTGACCGGTCAAGCGATGCAGTGCGTCGATACGGGATCGCAAGTTTGCAATTTAGCTTGGTCCAAACACTCGTCCGAATTAGTCAGCACTCATGGCTATtctcaaaatcagattttgGTCTGGAAGTATCCGACGTTAACCCAAGTAGCCAAATTAACCGGACATTCGTATCGTGTCCTGTATTTAGCCATGTCACCCGATGGCGAATCGATCGTTACCGGAGCCGGTGACGAAACGCTACGATTTTGGAACGTTTTCTCCAAAGCTCGATCTCAGAAGGAATGTCGCGGTAAATTGAATCTATTCTCTCATATTCGATAA
- the LOC135842387 gene encoding clumping factor B-like, translating into MEVAFEPLQINDISTMAKSCVVEDNSIYEECSICCESFTNKSFINECLHPFCYQCILDWTKVKAVCPLCIGPITGILHNIRSQDDYDIEKVEPPRVDVLANIDNDLIFDIDDTDTDSSYGGMESMDMESDYDNSIIYDGNEDFDGANYDNETGNFFNYLSNNELSHDDDDEASEHSNENEEESEDEAEGDAEEDDASCNNSSDQEEEDDDDEVQNDEFFNVDSESDAEDEHADDEYDCDSNDGDNDADSDNDNDYFDNYEQDDDNDDDDDDDEDGEEEPDNDDSDEDNDDNDYEDTLDAETYDVSDDDSEEPGVEYSPSSASEDEYYY; encoded by the exons ATGGAAGTCGCCTTTGAACCACTTCAGATAAACGATATTTCCACGATGGCTAAAAGCTGCGTTGTCGAAGACAACTCCATATACGAAGAGTGTTCTATTTGCTGTGAATCGTTTACCAATAAGTCGTTTATTAATGAATGTCTGCATCCTTTTTGCTACCAGTGTATTTTAGATTGGACTAAA GTTAAAGCTGTTTGTCCATTGTGTATCGGACCTATTACCGGAATATTACATAATATAAGATCTCAGGATGATTACGATATTGAGAAAGTCGAACCTCCTAGAGTAGATGTTCTCGCTAATATCGATAACGACTTAATTTTCGATATCGACGATACAGATACCGATAGTAGCTA TGGCGGAATGGAATCAATGGATATGGAATCAGATTACGATAATTCGATCATATACGACGGAAACGAAGACTTCGACGGTGCCAATTACGATAACGAAACGGGGAATTTCTTCAATTACCTGAGTAACAATGAATTGTCtcacgatgacgacgacgaagcCTCCGAACACTCGAACGAGAACGAGGAGGAAAGCGAAGATGAAGCTGAAGGCGATGCCGAAGAAGATGATGCCAGCTGTAATAATTCATCGGaccaagaagaagaagacgacgatgaTGAAGTACAAAATGATGAATTCTTCAACGTAGACAGCGAATCAGATGCTGAAGACGAGCACGCAGATGATGAATACGATTGCGATTCGAATGACGGCGACAATGACGCCGATTCGGATAACGATAACGATTATTTCGATAATTACGAACaggacgacgacaacgacgacgacgacgatgatgatgaagatggaGAAGAAGAACCTGATAACGATGATTCGGATGAGGATAACGATGATAACGATTACGAGGATACGCTCGATGCTGAAACATATGATGTTTCCGATGACGATTCGGAAGAACCTGGTGTCGAATATTCTCCCTCGTCAGCTAGCGAAGATGAGTACTATTATTAG
- the blw gene encoding ATP synthase subunit alpha, mitochondrial, with amino-acid sequence MALFTGRLAAVIAKQLTATAPQISSLSWPASQIANRKLHVSCSSRAAEISSILEERILGAAPKIDLEETGRVLSIGDGIARVYGLKNIQAEEMVEFSSGLKGMALNLEPDNVGVVVFGNDKLIKEGDVVKRTGAIVDVPVGEDLLGRVVDALGNVIDGKGPLTSKQRFRVGIKAPGIIPRISVREPMQTGIKAVDSLVPIGRGQRELIIGDRQTGKTALAIDTIINQQRFNNATDEKKKLYCIYVAIGQKRSTVAQIVKRLTDSGAMKYTIIVSATASDAAPLQYLAPYSGCAMGEFFRDNGKHALIIYDDLSKQAVAYRQMSLLLRRPPGREAYPGDVFYLHSRLLERAAKMNESCGGGSLTALPVIETQAGDVSAYIPTNVISITDGQIFLETELFYKGVRPAINVGLSVSRVGSAAQTKAMKQVAGSMKLELAQYREVAAFAQFGSDLDAATQQLLNRGVRLTELLKQGQYVPMAIEEQVAVVYCGVRGHLDKLDPTKITAFEKEFLQHMKTNEKAILEDIAKEGKITEPTDAKLKTVVTNFLASFTA; translated from the exons ATGGCCTTATTCACCGGTCGTTTAGCCGCCGTCATCGCCAAGCAGTTGACTGCTACCGCACCACAG ATAAGCAGCTTATCATGGCCGGCAAGTCAAATCGCCAACAGGAAACTCCATGTATCATGCAGCAGCCGAGCTGCCGAAATATCCTCTATTTTAGAAGAAAGGATATTAGGCGCTGCGCCAAAG ATCGATTTAGAAGAAACCGGACGTGTATTGAGCATTGGTGACGGTATCGCTCGTGTCTATGGGTTGAAGAACATCCAAGCCGAGGAGATGGTGGAATTCTCCTCCGGTTTAAAG GGTATGGCTTTGAATTTGGAACCCGATAACGTCGGTGTTGTAGTATTCGGTAACGATAAACTCATCAAAGAAGGCGATGTCGTCAAAAGAACCGGTGCTATTGTCGATGTACCCGTCGGTGAAGATTTATTAGGACGTGTCGTAGACGCTTTAGGAAACGTTATCGATGGTAAAGGACCGTTGACTTCCAAACAAAG gtTCCGTGTCGGAATCAAAGCTCCCGGTATCATCCCTCGTATCTCCGTAAGGGAACCTATGCAAACTGGTATCAAAGCCGTAGATTCGTTGGTACCAATTGGTCGTGGTCAGCGAGAACTTATCATTGGAGACAGACAAACTGG TAAAACTGCCTTAGCTATTGATACCATTATTAACCAACAACGTTTCAATAACGCCACCGACGAAAAGAAGAAATTGTACTGTATCTACGTCGCTATTGGACAGAAAAGGTCAACCGTCGCCCAAATCGTAAAACGTTTAACCGATTCTG GTGCCATGAAATACACCATTATCGTCTCAGCTACCGCTTCTGATGCCGCTCCTTTACAATACTTGGCTCCTTATTCCGGCTGCGCCATGGGAGAATTCTTCAGAGATAACGGCAAACACGCTCTTATCATCTACGACGATTTATCCAAACAAGCCGTCGCTTACCGTCAA ATGTCACTGCTTTTGAGAAGACCTCCAGGTCGTGAAGCCTACCCCGGAGACGTCTTCTACTTGCATTCCCGTTTATTGGAGAGAGCAGCCAAGATGAACGAAAGCTGCGGCGGTGGCTCATTGACCGCTTTACCAGTCATCGAAACTCAAGCTGGTGACGTATCGGCTTATATTCCAACCAATGTAATTTCGATCACTGACGGACAAATCTTCTTGGAAACCGAATTGTTCTACAAGGGTGTCCGACCAGCCATCAACGTCGGTTTATCCGTATCTCGTGTAGGATCTGCTGCCCAAACTAAAGCCATGAAACAG GTGGCCGGTTCCATGAAATTAGAGTTGGCTCAATATCGTGAAGTAGCCGCTTTCGCCCAGTTCGGTTCCGATTTAGATGCCGCTACCCAACAGTTATTGAACCGTGGTGTTCGTTTGACTGAATTATTAAAACAAGGCCAATATG TACCAATGGCCATTGAAGAGCAAGTCGCCGTTGTCTACTGTGGTGTCAGAGGACATCTTGACAAATTAGACCCAACAAAGATCACcgcttttgaaaaagaattcttACAACACATGAA aactAATGAAAAAGCTATATTAGAAGATATCGCTAAAGAAGGTAAAATCACCGAACCCACCGACGCTAAATTGAAGACCGTAGTAACCAATTTCTTGGCCAGCTTCACGGCATAA
- the LOC135842388 gene encoding uncharacterized protein LOC135842388 isoform X2, which yields MSRVLLKKILLKKYPEIANVPNFNVTRFARGLSDFIKSEKQKLKIFRVEGVRDLILHVKSKFGPNTLCELEEIDLLREEKVLAGQNQDDENGVLEEEIGERDVTSANLIRIARALKNDIERLFPLITPTEERIFQATMLLGLLNLSKSKLKKWS from the exons ATGAGTCGagttctattgaaaaaaattctacttaaaA AATATCCAGAGATAGCGAACGTTCCGAATTTCAATGTAACCAGATTCGCCCGAGGACTCTCTGATTTCattaaatcagaaaaacaaaaactgaaaattttccgagtTGAGGGTGTCAGAGATCTTATACTGCACGT GAAATCCAAGTTCGGTCCTAATACGTTATGCGAACTGGAAGAGATCGATTTGCTTCGTGAGGAAAAAGTGCTTGCAGGTCAAAATCAAGACGACGAAAACGGTGTATTGGAAGAGGAAATTGGGGAAC GAGATGTCACGTCGGCTAATCTTATCAGAATAGCCAGAGCGTTGAAAAACGATATTGAAAGACTTTTTCCTTTAATCACACCGACAGAAGAAAGAATCTTTCAAGCTACAATGTTGTTGGGGCTTTTAAACTTATCCAAaagtaaactgaaaaaatggagttga
- the Prosalpha3 gene encoding proteasome subunit alpha type-4, with the protein MARRYDTRTTIFSPEGRLYQVEYAMEAISHAGTCLGILANDGILLAAERRNTNKLLDEVFFSEKIYKLNEDMVCSVAGITSDANVLTSELRLIAQRYALQYGESIPCEQLVSWLCDIKQAYTQYGGKRPFGVSILYMGWDKHYGYQLYQSDPSGNYSGWKATCIGNNSAAAISSLKQEYKEGEMTLKDAQALAIKVLSKTLDMTKLTSEKVEIAILTRKNDKTIIRILSPKEVEALISDYEKAEAEAEAAKKEKAQKSG; encoded by the exons ATG GCTCGCAGATATGATACTAGAACGACGATTTTCTCGCCAGAAG GCCGATTGTACCAAGTTGAATATGCGATGGAAGCCATCAGTCATGCAGGAACCTGTCTCGGTATTCTAGCCAATGATGGTATTTTGTTAGCCGCTGAGCGTAGAAATACCAATAAATTACTCGATGAAGTTTTCTTCTCAGAGAAAATTTACAAGCTTAACGA AGATATGGTTTGCAGTGTTGCTGGTATTACGTCTGATGCCAATGTGCTTACCAGTGAACTGAGATTGATTGCTCAGCGATACGCTTTACAGTATGGAGAATCGATACCCTGCGAACAATTAGTCTCATGGCTGTGTGATATTAAGCAAGCTTACACGCAATACGGAG gtAAACGCCCTTTCGGTGTATCAATTTTATACATGGGCTGGGATAAACATTACGGATATCAATTATACCAATCGGATCCTAGTGGAAATTACAGTGGTTGGAAAGCGACTTGTATAGGAAATAATAGCGCT GCTGCGATATCCAGTTTGAAACAAGAGTACAAAGAAGGAGAAATGACTCTAAAAGATGCTCAAGCTTTAGCTATCAAAGTTTTGAGTAAAACCTTAGATATGACGAAATTAACATCTGAAAAAG TGGAAATTGCTATTCTCACGAGAAAGAACGATAAAACGATTATTCGTATATTATCACCCAAAGAAGTCGAAGCTTTGATTAGTGATTATGAAAAAGCTGAAGCCGAAGCTGAGGCAGCGAAAAAAGAAAAGGCTCAGAAGTCCGGTTGA